A region of Vespula vulgaris chromosome 1, iyVesVulg1.1, whole genome shotgun sequence DNA encodes the following proteins:
- the LOC127063428 gene encoding hyaluronan mediated motility receptor-like isoform X2 produces the protein MSFSKARIQRFNELASEAPPPGAYDPKFDQKIKGLVIEKTERFQDNKSVTSNGTESSLTVSSKSTGNLQSERFVTPQCTRRRVIVKPINPNYTKEKLKSMNQTKNKSITKTHYNYTHQLLELQVECTNKDRTIQEHEKHIEEMKEEMCKLEVQIEELHKKQVEVEKQHRKDIETMAKLQQEVLDNHDERHQVEAEELRSKLLDMSREKEQEISARRILENELRKRVAELLEKISLLESELARKTEKNQIAIQTLETRNKELLSKLKALEEERDVQVELLEKEKSQLVSDVNDLTDNKCELEGKLEKRQEVILELQAQLSTLQCELDELKGEYDKLLEDSMKQTSDLVKNYDEEKETLKDTFVREKEELESQYDQTKMTVIILQTNLEDMAETNSFLQKELQDVQMLYKDLSQRLRQAHDELEIAERKHELVLKEHKNEIEVLKKQHSKENSELKQLLEEAKEDYLNEIENLSIARDKEIADLQKATSQTIEEETKRIKEHTNKIVENAEAVTRETLAACRAESEERVKRAIAECDAKINTMIREATAAIEEEMRLNVEKYKACLTRVETERAALDDKLAQRDAEITKLSSILEELKLTAETQESFSQSLQVELDRAETELAEKKAELRALKDQIRAEAAEMVARRKRFEIVMAENQASVAALSKRLAQSHAEVERLQDELRRGEDCIHEHRDLLASMRNNSQMVHDQVHNIMKQLDAERQLVSQIEAGSLSEFESIKTIFEVKIDELQRVAAKEITRLREEIKKKSNENAEMKKQLDEMAGSLCAAQDMLLRLEERNDAQMIEISRLEVECSKVHEQLNNQEKISEENTALISVQSAQHKLAIEKANYQLKELSTKVILLEERDRSAENKYLLAEKEKAQWHAREEKLLKELAEERARRETAETEVKTLTETNDRLRKEYEDINEKYAEIVGHQNHKQRIKHVSQLKEKIYRLEQELQTKSRQLEQQQKAAEKLKTQQKRPHTKGKENIIGVSRSSHTTPTSSPHKSLTPLRNRNE, from the exons ATGTCGTTCTCAAAAGCTAGGATTCAACGGTTCAATGAACTTGCAA GCGAGGCACCACCACCCGGTGCATACGATCCAAAGTTTGATCAAAAAATCAAAGGACTTGTTAtcgagaaaacagaaagatttCAGGATAATAAAAGTGTAACGAGTAATGGGACCGAATCAAGCTTAACCGTTTCGAGCAAGAGCACCGGAAATCTACAATCGGAAAGATTTGTAACC ccACAATGTACGAGAAGGCGAGTTATTGTCAAACCAATAAATCCAAATTACACgaaggaaaaattgaaatccATGAACCAGACTAAGAATAAAAGTATTACCAAGACGCATTATAATTATACGCATCAGCTGTTGGAATTACAAGTTGAGTGTACGAATAAAGATAGAACTATACAGGAACATGAGAAACATATAGaagaaatgaaggaagaaatgTGCAAGCTTGAAGTGCAAATAGAGGAGTTACATAAAAAACAAGTTGAAGTTGAAAAACAACATAGgaaagatatagaaacaaTG GCTAAATTACAACAGGAGGTTTTAGATAATCACGATGAAAGGCATCAAGTTGAAGCAGAAGAGCTCCGTTCTAAATTGTTGGATatgtcgagagaaaaagaacaagaaatttCTGCTAGAAGAATACTGGAAAATGAATTAAGAAAACGAGTGGCCGAgttgttagaaaaaatttctcttttagaGTCGGAGTTGGctagaaaaacagaaaaaaatcaaattgcG atacaaACCTTAGAGACAAGAAATAAAGAGTTATTGTCGAAATTAAAAGCATTGGAGGAAGAACGCGACGTCCAAGtcgaattattagaaaaagaaaaatcgcagCTTGTGTCGGATGTAAATGATTTAACGGACAATAAATGTGAACTCGAAggtaaattagaaaaaagacagGAGGTGATTTTAGAGCTTCAAGCGCAATTGTCTACTCTTCAATGTGAGTTAGACGAATTAAAAGGGGAATACGACAAACTTTTGGAGGATTCCATGAAACAAACGAGCGATCTTGTGAAAAATtatgatgaagaaaaagagacgttGAAAGATACctttgtaagagaaaaagaagagcttGAATCGCAATATGATCAGACGAAAATGACAGTAATTATATTGCAAACCAATTTAGAAGATATGGCCGAAACTAATTCATTTCTTCAGAAAGAATTACAAGACGTGCAAATGCTTTACAAAGAT ttAAGTCAACGATTGAGGCAAGCCCACGACGAATTAGAAATTGCAGAACGGAAACACGAGCTTGTCTTAAAGGAACATAAAAATGAGATAGAGGTTTTAAAAAAGCAACATAGCAAAGAAAACTCGGAATTAAAGCAGCTATTGGAAGAGGCAAAGGaagattatttaaacgaaatagaaaat ttGTCCATAgcaagagataaagaaatagcTGATTTACAAAAGGCAACGAGTCAAACAATCGAGGAAGAAACCAAACGAATAAAGGAGCATACGAAcaaaatcgttgaaaatgCCGAAGCTGTTACTAGAGAAACTTTAGCAGCTTGTCGTGCGGAAAGCgaagaaagagtaaagagagCAATCGCCGAATGTGACGCGAAA ATAAACACAATGATCAGAGAAGCTACAGCTGCGATTGAAGAAGAAATGCGTCTTAAtgtcgaaaaatataaagcaTGTTTGACAAGAGTAGAGACCGAACGTGCTGCATTAGACGATAAATTAGCCCAAAGAGATGCTGAAATTACGAAACTTTCCTCGATACTCGAGGAATTGAAATTGACCGCGGAAACTCAG GAGAGTTTTAGTCAAAGTTTGCAAGTCGAATTAGACAGAGCGGAAACAGAATTGGCGGAAAAGAAAGCAGAGCTTAGAGCATTGAAAGATCAAATACGTGCGGAGGCTGCGGAAATGGTTGCTAGAAGAAAAAG GTTTGAAATAGTTATGGCTGAAAATCAAGCATCGGTTGCTGCACTTTCGAAACGTCTGGCACAGAGTCACGCTGAGGTAGAGAGACTCCAAGATGAGTTAAGACGCGGAGAGGATTGTATACACGAGCATCGAGATTTACTCGCTTCTATGCGTAATAATTCTCAAATGGTACATGATCAAGTACACAATATTATGAAACAATTAGATGCCGAGAGGCAACTTGTAAGTCAAATCGAAGCCGGTAGTTTATCCGAGTTTGAATCGATTAAAACTATTTTCGAAGTTAAAATTGACGAACTTCAACGGGTAGCAGCGAAAGAAATTACACGGCTtcgagaagaaattaaaaagaagtcAAACGAAAATGCAGAG aTGAAGAAACAACTCGATGAAATGGCTGGTTCTCTTTGCGCCGCGCAAGATATGTTATTAAgattagaagaaagaaacgatgcGCAAATGATTGAAATTTCGCGATTAGAAGTTGAATGTAGTAAAGTTCacgaacaattaaataatcaagaaAAGATCTCCGAAGAAAACACTGCATTGATATCTGTACAATCGGCGCAACATAAACTCGCCATCGAGAAA GCGAATTATCAGTTAAAAGAACTCTCCACGAAAGTTATATTACTCGAGGAAAGAGATCGGTCTGCCGAG AACAAATACTTATTAgccgaaaaggaaaaagcacaATGGCATGCTCGTGAAGAGAAGCTTTTAAAAGAATTAGCCGAGGAAAGAGCACGTCGTGAAACTGCTGAAAC cgAAGTCAAGACATTAACCGAAACTAATGATCGACTTCGAAAGGAGTACGAAgacattaatgaaaaatatgccGAAATAGTTGGCCATCAGAATCACAAACAAAGAATCAAGCACGTTTCACAGctgaaagaaaagatctaTCGATTGGAACAG gaattGCAAACTAAATCCAGGCAACTGGAACAACAACAAAAGGCAGCGGAGAAGTTAAAAACTCAACAGAAACGTCCCCATActaaagggaaagaaaacatAATAGGAGTTTCGAGAAGTAGTCATACCACACCTACATCTTCACCGCATAAATCATTGACGCCTCTTCGAAatcgaaacgaataa
- the LOC127063428 gene encoding hyaluronan mediated motility receptor-like isoform X1 — protein MSFSKARIQRFNELASEAPPPGAYDPKFDQKIKGLVIEKTERFQDNKSVTSNGTESSLTVSSKSTGNLQSERFVTPQCTRRRVIVKPINPNYTKEKLKSMNQTKNKSITKTHYNYTHQLLELQVECTNKDRTIQEHEKHIEEMKEEMCKLEVQIEELHKKQVEVEKQHRKDIETMAKLQQEVLDNHDERHQVEAEELRSKLLDMSREKEQEISARRILENELRKRVAELLEKISLLESELARKTEKNQIAIQTLETRNKELLSKLKALEEERDVQVELLEKEKSQLVSDVNDLTDNKCELEGKLEKRQEVILELQAQLSTLQCELDELKGEYDKLLEDSMKQTSDLVKNYDEEKETLKDTFVREKEELESQYDQTKMTVIILQTNLEDMAETNSFLQKELQDVQMLYKDLSQRLRQAHDELEIAERKHELVLKEHKNEIEVLKKQHSKENSELKQLLEEAKEDYLNEIENLSIARDKEIADLQKATSQTIEEETKRIKEHTNKIVENAEAVTRETLAACRAESEERVKRAIAECDAKVSGPHINTMIREATAAIEEEMRLNVEKYKACLTRVETERAALDDKLAQRDAEITKLSSILEELKLTAETQESFSQSLQVELDRAETELAEKKAELRALKDQIRAEAAEMVARRKRFEIVMAENQASVAALSKRLAQSHAEVERLQDELRRGEDCIHEHRDLLASMRNNSQMVHDQVHNIMKQLDAERQLVSQIEAGSLSEFESIKTIFEVKIDELQRVAAKEITRLREEIKKKSNENAEMKKQLDEMAGSLCAAQDMLLRLEERNDAQMIEISRLEVECSKVHEQLNNQEKISEENTALISVQSAQHKLAIEKANYQLKELSTKVILLEERDRSAENKYLLAEKEKAQWHAREEKLLKELAEERARRETAETEVKTLTETNDRLRKEYEDINEKYAEIVGHQNHKQRIKHVSQLKEKIYRLEQELQTKSRQLEQQQKAAEKLKTQQKRPHTKGKENIIGVSRSSHTTPTSSPHKSLTPLRNRNE, from the exons ATGTCGTTCTCAAAAGCTAGGATTCAACGGTTCAATGAACTTGCAA GCGAGGCACCACCACCCGGTGCATACGATCCAAAGTTTGATCAAAAAATCAAAGGACTTGTTAtcgagaaaacagaaagatttCAGGATAATAAAAGTGTAACGAGTAATGGGACCGAATCAAGCTTAACCGTTTCGAGCAAGAGCACCGGAAATCTACAATCGGAAAGATTTGTAACC ccACAATGTACGAGAAGGCGAGTTATTGTCAAACCAATAAATCCAAATTACACgaaggaaaaattgaaatccATGAACCAGACTAAGAATAAAAGTATTACCAAGACGCATTATAATTATACGCATCAGCTGTTGGAATTACAAGTTGAGTGTACGAATAAAGATAGAACTATACAGGAACATGAGAAACATATAGaagaaatgaaggaagaaatgTGCAAGCTTGAAGTGCAAATAGAGGAGTTACATAAAAAACAAGTTGAAGTTGAAAAACAACATAGgaaagatatagaaacaaTG GCTAAATTACAACAGGAGGTTTTAGATAATCACGATGAAAGGCATCAAGTTGAAGCAGAAGAGCTCCGTTCTAAATTGTTGGATatgtcgagagaaaaagaacaagaaatttCTGCTAGAAGAATACTGGAAAATGAATTAAGAAAACGAGTGGCCGAgttgttagaaaaaatttctcttttagaGTCGGAGTTGGctagaaaaacagaaaaaaatcaaattgcG atacaaACCTTAGAGACAAGAAATAAAGAGTTATTGTCGAAATTAAAAGCATTGGAGGAAGAACGCGACGTCCAAGtcgaattattagaaaaagaaaaatcgcagCTTGTGTCGGATGTAAATGATTTAACGGACAATAAATGTGAACTCGAAggtaaattagaaaaaagacagGAGGTGATTTTAGAGCTTCAAGCGCAATTGTCTACTCTTCAATGTGAGTTAGACGAATTAAAAGGGGAATACGACAAACTTTTGGAGGATTCCATGAAACAAACGAGCGATCTTGTGAAAAATtatgatgaagaaaaagagacgttGAAAGATACctttgtaagagaaaaagaagagcttGAATCGCAATATGATCAGACGAAAATGACAGTAATTATATTGCAAACCAATTTAGAAGATATGGCCGAAACTAATTCATTTCTTCAGAAAGAATTACAAGACGTGCAAATGCTTTACAAAGAT ttAAGTCAACGATTGAGGCAAGCCCACGACGAATTAGAAATTGCAGAACGGAAACACGAGCTTGTCTTAAAGGAACATAAAAATGAGATAGAGGTTTTAAAAAAGCAACATAGCAAAGAAAACTCGGAATTAAAGCAGCTATTGGAAGAGGCAAAGGaagattatttaaacgaaatagaaaat ttGTCCATAgcaagagataaagaaatagcTGATTTACAAAAGGCAACGAGTCAAACAATCGAGGAAGAAACCAAACGAATAAAGGAGCATACGAAcaaaatcgttgaaaatgCCGAAGCTGTTACTAGAGAAACTTTAGCAGCTTGTCGTGCGGAAAGCgaagaaagagtaaagagagCAATCGCCGAATGTGACGCGAAAGTAAGCGGACCACAT ATAAACACAATGATCAGAGAAGCTACAGCTGCGATTGAAGAAGAAATGCGTCTTAAtgtcgaaaaatataaagcaTGTTTGACAAGAGTAGAGACCGAACGTGCTGCATTAGACGATAAATTAGCCCAAAGAGATGCTGAAATTACGAAACTTTCCTCGATACTCGAGGAATTGAAATTGACCGCGGAAACTCAG GAGAGTTTTAGTCAAAGTTTGCAAGTCGAATTAGACAGAGCGGAAACAGAATTGGCGGAAAAGAAAGCAGAGCTTAGAGCATTGAAAGATCAAATACGTGCGGAGGCTGCGGAAATGGTTGCTAGAAGAAAAAG GTTTGAAATAGTTATGGCTGAAAATCAAGCATCGGTTGCTGCACTTTCGAAACGTCTGGCACAGAGTCACGCTGAGGTAGAGAGACTCCAAGATGAGTTAAGACGCGGAGAGGATTGTATACACGAGCATCGAGATTTACTCGCTTCTATGCGTAATAATTCTCAAATGGTACATGATCAAGTACACAATATTATGAAACAATTAGATGCCGAGAGGCAACTTGTAAGTCAAATCGAAGCCGGTAGTTTATCCGAGTTTGAATCGATTAAAACTATTTTCGAAGTTAAAATTGACGAACTTCAACGGGTAGCAGCGAAAGAAATTACACGGCTtcgagaagaaattaaaaagaagtcAAACGAAAATGCAGAG aTGAAGAAACAACTCGATGAAATGGCTGGTTCTCTTTGCGCCGCGCAAGATATGTTATTAAgattagaagaaagaaacgatgcGCAAATGATTGAAATTTCGCGATTAGAAGTTGAATGTAGTAAAGTTCacgaacaattaaataatcaagaaAAGATCTCCGAAGAAAACACTGCATTGATATCTGTACAATCGGCGCAACATAAACTCGCCATCGAGAAA GCGAATTATCAGTTAAAAGAACTCTCCACGAAAGTTATATTACTCGAGGAAAGAGATCGGTCTGCCGAG AACAAATACTTATTAgccgaaaaggaaaaagcacaATGGCATGCTCGTGAAGAGAAGCTTTTAAAAGAATTAGCCGAGGAAAGAGCACGTCGTGAAACTGCTGAAAC cgAAGTCAAGACATTAACCGAAACTAATGATCGACTTCGAAAGGAGTACGAAgacattaatgaaaaatatgccGAAATAGTTGGCCATCAGAATCACAAACAAAGAATCAAGCACGTTTCACAGctgaaagaaaagatctaTCGATTGGAACAG gaattGCAAACTAAATCCAGGCAACTGGAACAACAACAAAAGGCAGCGGAGAAGTTAAAAACTCAACAGAAACGTCCCCATActaaagggaaagaaaacatAATAGGAGTTTCGAGAAGTAGTCATACCACACCTACATCTTCACCGCATAAATCATTGACGCCTCTTCGAAatcgaaacgaataa
- the LOC127063428 gene encoding myosin heavy chain, non-muscle-like isoform X3 translates to MNQTKNKSITKTHYNYTHQLLELQVECTNKDRTIQEHEKHIEEMKEEMCKLEVQIEELHKKQVEVEKQHRKDIETMAKLQQEVLDNHDERHQVEAEELRSKLLDMSREKEQEISARRILENELRKRVAELLEKISLLESELARKTEKNQIAIQTLETRNKELLSKLKALEEERDVQVELLEKEKSQLVSDVNDLTDNKCELEGKLEKRQEVILELQAQLSTLQCELDELKGEYDKLLEDSMKQTSDLVKNYDEEKETLKDTFVREKEELESQYDQTKMTVIILQTNLEDMAETNSFLQKELQDVQMLYKDLSQRLRQAHDELEIAERKHELVLKEHKNEIEVLKKQHSKENSELKQLLEEAKEDYLNEIENLSIARDKEIADLQKATSQTIEEETKRIKEHTNKIVENAEAVTRETLAACRAESEERVKRAIAECDAKVSGPHINTMIREATAAIEEEMRLNVEKYKACLTRVETERAALDDKLAQRDAEITKLSSILEELKLTAETQESFSQSLQVELDRAETELAEKKAELRALKDQIRAEAAEMVARRKRFEIVMAENQASVAALSKRLAQSHAEVERLQDELRRGEDCIHEHRDLLASMRNNSQMVHDQVHNIMKQLDAERQLVSQIEAGSLSEFESIKTIFEVKIDELQRVAAKEITRLREEIKKKSNENAEMKKQLDEMAGSLCAAQDMLLRLEERNDAQMIEISRLEVECSKVHEQLNNQEKISEENTALISVQSAQHKLAIEKANYQLKELSTKVILLEERDRSAENKYLLAEKEKAQWHAREEKLLKELAEERARRETAETEVKTLTETNDRLRKEYEDINEKYAEIVGHQNHKQRIKHVSQLKEKIYRLEQELQTKSRQLEQQQKAAEKLKTQQKRPHTKGKENIIGVSRSSHTTPTSSPHKSLTPLRNRNE, encoded by the exons ATGAACCAGACTAAGAATAAAAGTATTACCAAGACGCATTATAATTATACGCATCAGCTGTTGGAATTACAAGTTGAGTGTACGAATAAAGATAGAACTATACAGGAACATGAGAAACATATAGaagaaatgaaggaagaaatgTGCAAGCTTGAAGTGCAAATAGAGGAGTTACATAAAAAACAAGTTGAAGTTGAAAAACAACATAGgaaagatatagaaacaaTG GCTAAATTACAACAGGAGGTTTTAGATAATCACGATGAAAGGCATCAAGTTGAAGCAGAAGAGCTCCGTTCTAAATTGTTGGATatgtcgagagaaaaagaacaagaaatttCTGCTAGAAGAATACTGGAAAATGAATTAAGAAAACGAGTGGCCGAgttgttagaaaaaatttctcttttagaGTCGGAGTTGGctagaaaaacagaaaaaaatcaaattgcG atacaaACCTTAGAGACAAGAAATAAAGAGTTATTGTCGAAATTAAAAGCATTGGAGGAAGAACGCGACGTCCAAGtcgaattattagaaaaagaaaaatcgcagCTTGTGTCGGATGTAAATGATTTAACGGACAATAAATGTGAACTCGAAggtaaattagaaaaaagacagGAGGTGATTTTAGAGCTTCAAGCGCAATTGTCTACTCTTCAATGTGAGTTAGACGAATTAAAAGGGGAATACGACAAACTTTTGGAGGATTCCATGAAACAAACGAGCGATCTTGTGAAAAATtatgatgaagaaaaagagacgttGAAAGATACctttgtaagagaaaaagaagagcttGAATCGCAATATGATCAGACGAAAATGACAGTAATTATATTGCAAACCAATTTAGAAGATATGGCCGAAACTAATTCATTTCTTCAGAAAGAATTACAAGACGTGCAAATGCTTTACAAAGAT ttAAGTCAACGATTGAGGCAAGCCCACGACGAATTAGAAATTGCAGAACGGAAACACGAGCTTGTCTTAAAGGAACATAAAAATGAGATAGAGGTTTTAAAAAAGCAACATAGCAAAGAAAACTCGGAATTAAAGCAGCTATTGGAAGAGGCAAAGGaagattatttaaacgaaatagaaaat ttGTCCATAgcaagagataaagaaatagcTGATTTACAAAAGGCAACGAGTCAAACAATCGAGGAAGAAACCAAACGAATAAAGGAGCATACGAAcaaaatcgttgaaaatgCCGAAGCTGTTACTAGAGAAACTTTAGCAGCTTGTCGTGCGGAAAGCgaagaaagagtaaagagagCAATCGCCGAATGTGACGCGAAAGTAAGCGGACCACAT ATAAACACAATGATCAGAGAAGCTACAGCTGCGATTGAAGAAGAAATGCGTCTTAAtgtcgaaaaatataaagcaTGTTTGACAAGAGTAGAGACCGAACGTGCTGCATTAGACGATAAATTAGCCCAAAGAGATGCTGAAATTACGAAACTTTCCTCGATACTCGAGGAATTGAAATTGACCGCGGAAACTCAG GAGAGTTTTAGTCAAAGTTTGCAAGTCGAATTAGACAGAGCGGAAACAGAATTGGCGGAAAAGAAAGCAGAGCTTAGAGCATTGAAAGATCAAATACGTGCGGAGGCTGCGGAAATGGTTGCTAGAAGAAAAAG GTTTGAAATAGTTATGGCTGAAAATCAAGCATCGGTTGCTGCACTTTCGAAACGTCTGGCACAGAGTCACGCTGAGGTAGAGAGACTCCAAGATGAGTTAAGACGCGGAGAGGATTGTATACACGAGCATCGAGATTTACTCGCTTCTATGCGTAATAATTCTCAAATGGTACATGATCAAGTACACAATATTATGAAACAATTAGATGCCGAGAGGCAACTTGTAAGTCAAATCGAAGCCGGTAGTTTATCCGAGTTTGAATCGATTAAAACTATTTTCGAAGTTAAAATTGACGAACTTCAACGGGTAGCAGCGAAAGAAATTACACGGCTtcgagaagaaattaaaaagaagtcAAACGAAAATGCAGAG aTGAAGAAACAACTCGATGAAATGGCTGGTTCTCTTTGCGCCGCGCAAGATATGTTATTAAgattagaagaaagaaacgatgcGCAAATGATTGAAATTTCGCGATTAGAAGTTGAATGTAGTAAAGTTCacgaacaattaaataatcaagaaAAGATCTCCGAAGAAAACACTGCATTGATATCTGTACAATCGGCGCAACATAAACTCGCCATCGAGAAA GCGAATTATCAGTTAAAAGAACTCTCCACGAAAGTTATATTACTCGAGGAAAGAGATCGGTCTGCCGAG AACAAATACTTATTAgccgaaaaggaaaaagcacaATGGCATGCTCGTGAAGAGAAGCTTTTAAAAGAATTAGCCGAGGAAAGAGCACGTCGTGAAACTGCTGAAAC cgAAGTCAAGACATTAACCGAAACTAATGATCGACTTCGAAAGGAGTACGAAgacattaatgaaaaatatgccGAAATAGTTGGCCATCAGAATCACAAACAAAGAATCAAGCACGTTTCACAGctgaaagaaaagatctaTCGATTGGAACAG gaattGCAAACTAAATCCAGGCAACTGGAACAACAACAAAAGGCAGCGGAGAAGTTAAAAACTCAACAGAAACGTCCCCATActaaagggaaagaaaacatAATAGGAGTTTCGAGAAGTAGTCATACCACACCTACATCTTCACCGCATAAATCATTGACGCCTCTTCGAAatcgaaacgaataa
- the LOC127063749 gene encoding tumor suppressor candidate 3, whose product MKSKYYITFLGIVLMSLSYVSCQYRTKNSQSSSLAERVQQLTEMAIRRPVIKFNGAKFKEFVKNTPRNYSVIVMFTAMAPQRQCQICRHANDEFTIVANSFRYSQSYSNKLFFASVDFDEGSDVFQMMRLNTAPVYIHFPAKGKPKPADTMDIQRVGFAAEAIAKWISERTDIQINVFRPPNYSGTVTLMMFLVLIGVFLYVRRNNLDLIYNKTIWALSALFFTLTMISGQMWNHIRGPPFIHKSANGNMAYIHGSSQGQFVLETYIVMVLNGAVVLGMILMTEAATRKGDVKKRRIFAVIGFGLVAIFFSLLLSIFKNKAQGYPYRLLFK is encoded by the exons atgaagtcgaaatattatattacattccTGGGGATTGTGCTCATGAGTTTATCTTATGTTAGCTGTCAATATAGAACGAAAAAT aGTCAAAGTTCCTCATTAGCCGAACGTGTACAACAGTTAACAGAAATGGCCATTAGGAGACCTGTAATTAAGTTTAACGGAGCAAAATTTAAGGAGTTTGTTAAAAATACTCCAAGAAATTATTCTGTTATCGTAATGTTCACTGCTATGGCACCACAAAGGCAGTGTCAAATTTGcag acatGCGAACGACGAATTTACAATAGTTGCAAATTCATTCCGGTATTCTCAGTCTTATTCGAACAAGTTGTTTTTCGCATCTGTAGATTTCGACGAAGGATCAGACGTTTTTCAAAtg ATGAGATTGAATACTGCTccagtatatatacattttccaGCGAAAGGTAAACCAAAACCAGCGGATACTATGGACATACAAAGAGTTGGTTTTGCTGCAGAAGCAATAGCAAAGTGGATATCAGAACGTACTGATATTCAg ataaacgTCTTCAGGCCACCAAATTACTCTGGTACAGTGACTTTGATGATGTTTTTGGTTCTGATCGGAGTATTCCTCTATGTTAGGCGTAACAATttagatttaatttataataaaacaatttggGCTCTTAGTGCATTG TTTTTCACTCTTACAATGATATCAGGACAAATGTGGAATCATATCAGAGGACCTCCATTTATCCACAAGTCAGCTAATGGAAATATGGCATATATTCATGGATCGTCCCAAGGTCAATTTGTGTTAGAAACTTATATTGTTATGGTTTTGA ATGGAGCAGTGGTATTAGGAATGATTCTAATGACCGAAGCTGCAACAAGGAAAGGTGATgttaaaaaacgaagaatattTGCTGTGATAGGCTTTGGATTAGTTGCCATTTTCTTTAGCCTTCTTTTATCCATATTTAAGAACAAGGCTCAAGGGTATCCATACAG GTTGCTATTTAAATGA